CCTGGAAGTTCAGGCGACCTTTGCCCACCGTTGGCGCTACGCCACCCCGACCCGGCGGGCGCCCGGCCCCTGCCACTGGGACGCTGAACTGGCTCTGGGCTGGTGCGGCGACTGGTTCACCCCCGACGAGCATGGCCCACGCGTTGAGGCCACGCTGTTGAGTGGGTGGGCGCTGGCACGCTGGCTTCAGGCGCCGGTCGGGTCCAGCTGAAAAGGCTTGGGTCTGACCTGTAGACGAACACTGTCCAACCCAGGCGACTCGAACGTAGGCATTGGATGGCAGCGGGACACAAGGTAACACGGCTTCCGATTAAATCCGTCATAACATGAGGGATGGGGCGAGCGTTGCAAGTGGCGTTTCAACACAGTACAGAGGTGCTGTGGCAGCAGTATCAGGCAAGTATGTGTGCGGTGGAGCGCCGTCGGCTCCAGGTGATGGCGTTGCTGGCCGAGGGTCGCTCCAGAGCAGAGGTCCTGACGATCACCCGCTACAGCGTGCCTCGCCTGGTCGATCTGATCCACCGATACCATGCCCAAGGGCTGGAAGGCCTGCGTGACCGGCGGCACCGCAACAGCGGTGCCCCCACACTGCTGACCGACGCAGAACTCCTGCTGTTGGCGCAAACGATTCGAGCAGACTATACCGAAGGGCTCGTCTGGAACGGCCCGAAGGTGCAGCAGTGGATCAAGACGACCCTGGGCAAAGAGCTGTACGTGTCACGCGCCTATGAGTTCCTTGACGCCATCGGCTTCAGCCAACAGACGGCCCGGCCTCGACATGTCGAGGCCGATGACGCGGCGCAGGACAAGTTTAAAAAACACGCTCGTTACGCAGCTCCGTGCAGCTGAGGCGCGTCATGACTGCGTTGAACTCTGGTGCATGGATGAGCACCGACTCGGCCTGAAACCGATCCTGGGCAAAGTGTGGGCACCGCGCGGTCAGCGGCCTATCGCCCGCGTCCAACACCGCTACGAGTGGTTGTACGTCTCGGCCTTTGCCTGCCCAGAGTCCGGCGCCAGCCAGTTCTGGCTGACGCCACGGGTCAATACCCGAGTCTTCGAAGAGGTGTTGGCCGCCTTCGCCCGCAATGTCGGAGCAGGGTCCGAACGACACATTCTGGTGGTGCTCGATGGTGCGGGGTGGCACACCTCGGGCACGCTGCGCGTGCCTGAGGGCCTTGAACTCGTCGTGTTGCCACTGTATTCGCCCGAGTTGCAGCCCGCGGAACGGTTGTGGAGACTCACTGACGAGCCGCTCAAGAATCAGCATTTCGCGTCTTTGGCCGCGCTGGAAACGATTCTGGGCGACCAATGTCGCAAGCTCGAACACGCTACAGATCAGATTCGTGCCGCCACCCGC
The sequence above is drawn from the Deinococcus betulae genome and encodes:
- a CDS encoding IS630 family transposase, with the translated sequence MTRRRTSLKNTLVTQLRAAEARHDCVELWCMDEHRLGLKPILGKVWAPRGQRPIARVQHRYEWLYVSAFACPESGASQFWLTPRVNTRVFEEVLAAFARNVGAGSERHILVVLDGAGWHTSGTLRVPEGLELVVLPLYSPELQPAERLWRLTDEPLKNQHFASLAALETILGDQCRKLEHATDQIRAATRFHWWPYASLRI
- a CDS encoding winged helix-turn-helix domain-containing protein yields the protein MLWQQYQASMCAVERRRLQVMALLAEGRSRAEVLTITRYSVPRLVDLIHRYHAQGLEGLRDRRHRNSGAPTLLTDAELLLLAQTIRADYTEGLVWNGPKVQQWIKTTLGKELYVSRAYEFLDAIGFSQQTARPRHVEADDAAQDKFKKHARYAAPCS